A portion of the Rhodopseudomonas sp. BAL398 genome contains these proteins:
- the wrbA gene encoding NAD(P)H:quinone oxidoreductase, with amino-acid sequence MAKVLVLYYSAYGHIETMANAVAEGARAAGASVDIKRVPELVPPDVAKASHYKLDQAAPIATIADLANYDAIIVGTGTRFGRMTSQMANFLDQAGGLWAKGALHGKVGGAFTSTATQHGGQEVTLFSIITNLLHFGMVIVGLNYGFQGQMKLDEVTGGSPYGATTIAAGDGSRQPSENELAGARYQGQVIAETAIKLHG; translated from the coding sequence ATGGCAAAAGTACTCGTGCTCTACTACTCGGCCTATGGCCACATCGAAACCATGGCGAACGCGGTCGCCGAGGGCGCGCGCGCCGCGGGCGCCAGCGTCGACATCAAGCGGGTGCCCGAACTGGTGCCGCCGGACGTCGCCAAGGCCTCGCATTACAAGCTCGACCAGGCAGCCCCGATCGCCACCATCGCTGATCTGGCCAATTACGACGCCATCATCGTCGGCACCGGCACCCGCTTCGGCCGGATGACCTCGCAGATGGCGAATTTCCTCGACCAGGCCGGCGGCCTGTGGGCCAAGGGCGCGCTGCACGGCAAGGTCGGCGGTGCCTTCACCTCGACCGCGACCCAGCATGGCGGCCAGGAGGTCACGCTGTTTTCGATCATCACCAATCTGCTGCATTTCGGCATGGTGATCGTCGGCCTGAATTACGGCTTCCAGGGCCAGATGAAGCTCGACGAAGTCACCGGCGGTTCGCCCTACGGCGCCACCACGATCGCGGCCGGCGACGGCTCGCGGCAGCCCAGCGAGAACGAACTCGCCGGCGCGCGCTATCAGGGCCAGGTGATCGCCGAAACCGCGATCAAGCTGCACGGCTGA
- a CDS encoding pirin family protein — protein MIELRPFAKLGGADHGWLKAKHHFSFANYYDPANMGHGALRVWNDDEIAPETGFPAHPHKNMEIITYVREGAITHQDSMGNKGRTEAGDVQVMSAGSGVRHSEYNLEPGPTRIFQIWIEPAQEGGQPTWGAKPFPKADRSGKLVTIASGFAADTDALPIRADARVLATTLKAGERAEYTPDKARHLYLVPAVGSVEVNGVRVNARDGAAISDEAKLTITALEDSELVLVDAA, from the coding sequence ATGATTGAGCTTCGCCCCTTCGCCAAACTCGGCGGTGCCGACCACGGCTGGCTGAAGGCCAAGCACCACTTCTCCTTCGCCAATTATTACGACCCCGCCAATATGGGCCACGGCGCCCTGCGGGTGTGGAACGACGACGAGATCGCGCCCGAGACCGGGTTTCCGGCGCATCCGCACAAGAACATGGAAATCATCACCTATGTCCGCGAAGGCGCGATCACCCATCAGGACAGCATGGGCAATAAGGGCCGCACCGAGGCCGGCGACGTCCAGGTGATGAGCGCGGGCTCGGGCGTGCGGCATTCCGAATATAATCTGGAGCCCGGCCCGACCCGGATCTTCCAGATCTGGATCGAACCTGCGCAGGAAGGCGGCCAGCCGACCTGGGGCGCCAAGCCGTTTCCGAAGGCGGACCGCTCCGGCAAGCTCGTCACCATCGCCAGCGGCTTTGCCGCCGACACCGACGCGCTGCCGATCCGCGCCGATGCGCGGGTGCTGGCGACGACGCTGAAGGCCGGCGAGCGCGCCGAATATACGCCCGACAAGGCGCGGCATCTGTACCTGGTGCCGGCCGTCGGCAGCGTCGAGGTCAATGGCGTCCGCGTCAATGCCCGCGACGGCGCCGCGATCAGCGACGAGGCCAAGCTAACCATCACGGCGCTGGAAGATTCCGAATTGGTGCTGGTCGACGCGGCATAA
- a CDS encoding LysR family transcriptional regulator — translation MAKLPDFEALAIFAKVVELRSFAAAATELALSKATVSKAVTRLEARLGARLFNRTSRRLALTDAGQKLAEKATQLLADGEAAENEALAQSAAPRGLVRLAVPMTFGVKVVAPLLPEFLAAYPQVAIDLHLSDQMVDLIGEGFDAGIRIASLPDSSLMARRLCPMPRYTVASPAYLQQYGRPTHPMHLAQHRCLGYAYLSTPGAWHYSNAKGEQATVRPSGPLRVNNGEALLPAVLAGLGIADLPEFIVGDALADGLVEVILPGWHQREGAVHLVTPPGGPRPARVEALSAYLADKLGRRRRGDSPELTPDLSSD, via the coding sequence ATGGCCAAACTTCCGGATTTCGAGGCGCTGGCAATCTTCGCCAAGGTGGTGGAGCTGCGCTCCTTCGCCGCCGCCGCGACCGAGCTGGCGCTGTCCAAGGCCACGGTGTCGAAGGCGGTGACCCGGCTCGAGGCCCGGCTCGGCGCCCGGCTGTTCAACCGCACCTCGCGGCGGCTGGCGCTGACCGATGCCGGGCAGAAGCTGGCCGAGAAGGCGACGCAGTTGCTCGCCGACGGCGAGGCCGCCGAAAACGAGGCTTTGGCGCAATCGGCGGCGCCGCGTGGGCTGGTGCGGCTGGCGGTGCCGATGACCTTCGGGGTCAAGGTGGTGGCGCCGCTGCTGCCGGAATTCCTGGCCGCCTATCCGCAGGTCGCGATCGACCTGCATCTGTCCGACCAGATGGTCGACCTGATCGGCGAGGGGTTTGACGCCGGGATCCGGATCGCGAGCCTGCCGGATTCCTCGCTGATGGCGCGGCGGCTGTGCCCGATGCCGCGCTACACCGTGGCGTCGCCGGCCTATCTGCAACAATACGGCCGGCCGACCCATCCGATGCATTTGGCCCAGCATCGCTGCCTTGGCTACGCCTATCTGTCGACGCCCGGCGCCTGGCATTACAGCAATGCCAAGGGCGAGCAGGCCACGGTAAGGCCCTCCGGGCCGCTGCGGGTCAATAATGGCGAGGCGTTGCTGCCGGCGGTGCTCGCCGGGCTCGGCATCGCCGACCTGCCGGAATTCATCGTCGGCGATGCGCTGGCCGACGGCCTGGTGGAAGTCATTCTGCCGGGCTGGCACCAGCGCGAAGGCGCGGTGCATCTGGTGACGCCGCCGGGCGGCCCGCGCCCGGCGCGGGTCGAGGCGCTGTCGGCCTATCTGGCCGACAAGCTCGGCCGGCGCCGCCGCGGCGATTCGCCAGAGCTCACCCCGGATCTCAGTTCAGATTGA
- a CDS encoding protein-disulfide reductase DsbD domain-containing protein, producing MNAMVPVRALFVVATAAIAAVLGGAASADDASPWISDSHSAVRLLAGSRSGAVLLGGIAFELQPGWKTYWRTPGDSGVPPRFDFSKSDNIDAITILWPAPTAFDDGAGGHSFGYKKHVVLPLRIVAKNADKPVTLRAKIDYAVCERLCVPVEADPELAFVSVASTQDGALSAALDTVPKPAKVGDANPVTIRDVKRNGGEVWVDVVAPDVAQVSLFVEGPTPEWALPAPKLLEVGPDGVKRFGFALDGLPPGAHAEGAALKLTLVGPGRSYEFNVNLN from the coding sequence ATGAACGCAATGGTTCCTGTTCGTGCCCTGTTCGTTGTCGCCACCGCCGCGATCGCCGCGGTGCTTGGCGGCGCCGCTTCTGCGGACGACGCGTCTCCCTGGATCAGCGACAGCCATTCGGCGGTCAGGTTGCTGGCCGGCTCGCGCAGCGGCGCGGTGCTGCTCGGCGGCATCGCCTTCGAGCTGCAACCGGGGTGGAAGACCTATTGGCGCACGCCCGGCGATTCCGGCGTGCCGCCGCGGTTCGATTTCAGCAAATCCGATAATATCGACGCGATAACGATCCTGTGGCCGGCGCCGACCGCCTTCGACGACGGCGCCGGCGGGCATTCCTTCGGCTACAAGAAACATGTCGTGCTGCCGCTGCGGATCGTGGCGAAGAATGCCGACAAGCCGGTAACGCTGCGCGCCAAGATCGATTACGCGGTGTGCGAAAGGCTGTGCGTGCCGGTCGAGGCCGACCCCGAACTGGCGTTTGTCAGCGTTGCCAGCACCCAGGACGGCGCCCTGTCGGCCGCGCTCGATACCGTGCCGAAGCCCGCCAAGGTCGGCGACGCCAATCCGGTGACGATCCGCGACGTCAAGCGCAACGGCGGTGAGGTTTGGGTCGACGTGGTCGCCCCCGACGTCGCCCAAGTCAGCCTGTTCGTCGAGGGGCCGACCCCCGAATGGGCGCTGCCGGCGCCGAAACTGCTCGAAGTCGGCCCCGACGGCGTGAAGCGCTTCGGCTTCGCGCTCGACGGCCTGCCGCCCGGTGCGCATGCGGAAGGGGCGGCGCTGAAGCTGACTTTGGTCGGTCCCGGCCGGTCCTATGAATTCAACGTCAATCTGAACTGA
- a CDS encoding YqgE/AlgH family protein translates to MDPKPKRTRRTAAQGAGEAPDGGYLDGQLLIAMPVMDDERFARSVIYVCAHSSEGAMGIIVNRPAGSIDFPELLMQLDIIDKADEIKLPENAETMKVLKGGPVETGRGFVLHSSDFFIKDATLPIDDGICLTATVDILKAIAKGAGPKHAILALGYAGWAPGQLETEIQDNGWLHCAADADLIFGGDVEDKYDRAMHKIGIEPGMLSNEAGHA, encoded by the coding sequence ATGGACCCGAAACCCAAAAGGACCAGGCGGACCGCAGCCCAGGGGGCCGGCGAGGCGCCCGATGGCGGCTATCTCGACGGGCAATTGCTGATCGCGATGCCGGTGATGGACGATGAACGGTTCGCGCGCTCGGTGATCTATGTCTGTGCGCATTCCTCGGAAGGCGCCATGGGGATCATCGTCAACCGGCCGGCCGGCAGCATCGATTTTCCCGAATTGCTGATGCAGCTCGACATCATCGACAAGGCCGACGAGATCAAGCTGCCCGAAAACGCCGAGACCATGAAGGTGCTGAAGGGCGGGCCGGTCGAGACCGGACGCGGTTTCGTGCTGCATTCGAGCGATTTCTTTATCAAGGACGCCACATTGCCGATCGACGACGGCATCTGTCTGACCGCAACGGTGGACATTTTGAAGGCGATAGCCAAGGGCGCCGGGCCCAAACACGCGATTTTGGCGCTCGGCTATGCCGGCTGGGCGCCGGGCCAGCTCGAAACCGAGATCCAGGACAATGGCTGGCTGCATTGCGCCGCCGACGCCGATCTGATCTTCGGCGGCGACGTCGAGGACAAATACGACCGCGCCATGCACAAGATCGGCATCGAGCCCGGCATGCTGTCAAACGAAGCCGGCCACGCGTAG
- a CDS encoding EAL domain-containing protein, which yields MRLIRYLAPLALGLMMIAASPKAHAVDAVSVRSDVPAIDLTAILDHQHSDTDRIQISTAPGTDGIVRRVEVRAREGGQNWVVFALANNTDDQLDRLIVAPHYRIVSSGLLWPDLGLSRIATITPSTGDRPERQDSPTADIFRITLDPGAVITFVAELRTDKLPQLYLWEPEAYKDKVNSFTLYQGIVIGISGLLALVLTILFVVKGSIMFPAAAALAWAVLVYIGIDFGFWGKVLDMSAGAERVWRASGEAILAATLLVFLFAYLNLSRWHVRYSQLTLGWLAFLGSLVALALFDPAVASGIARISLVLIAFAGFALILYLSTHGFDRAVLLIPTWFLLVVWVIASGMAVGGYVTNDIVGPALLGGLVLIVMLIGFTVMQHAFAGSGATNGVVSDVERRALALVGSGDLIWDWDVSADKVFTSPETEALLGLKRGTLEGSAASWLEVLHPLDQDRFRAALDSVLDQRRGRLTQDFRLRTPDGHFMWFALKARPVVGSDGEVTRVVGTLTDVTEQKNAEERMLHDSVHDNLTGLPNRRLFIDRLGAVANFAKTMPSLRPTLMVIDLDRFKQVNDSVGIAVGDSILLTLARRLTRILKPQDTLARIAGDQFGLILMSEQDPARITAFAETIRKTIRAPIAFNDREIFLTASIGLALSDPQTQLTDEIIKDAELAMYHSKRIGGDRIDVYKPAMRARKSDRLTLESELRRAIERQEITILYQPIVRLEDRSIAGFEALARWDHPKLGRMSPVEFISIAEEIGLIVELGLFVMDQTAKQLAIWQRAMRSRVPIFASVNISSRQLLRHDLIHDVRTVLARSAIARGSLKLELTESLVMENPEHAAQMLTRIRELGTGLSLDDFGTGHSSLAYLQRFPFDTIKIDQSFVRTSSRGTRPVILKSIIAMAHDLGMDVVAEGAETDSDAVELYQLGCEYAQGFAFGEPMDAEAAMRLLNEERLEAAG from the coding sequence TTGCGTCTGATCAGGTACCTTGCGCCGCTGGCGTTGGGTCTCATGATGATTGCGGCCTCGCCGAAGGCGCATGCGGTCGACGCGGTCAGCGTCCGCAGCGACGTGCCTGCGATCGATCTCACCGCCATCCTCGACCATCAACACAGCGACACTGACCGGATCCAGATCTCGACCGCGCCCGGCACCGACGGCATCGTCCGTCGCGTCGAGGTGCGCGCCCGCGAGGGCGGCCAGAACTGGGTGGTGTTCGCGCTCGCCAACAACACTGACGACCAGCTCGACCGCCTGATCGTGGCGCCGCATTACCGCATCGTCTCGTCGGGATTGTTGTGGCCCGATCTCGGCCTGTCGCGGATCGCCACCATCACGCCCTCGACCGGCGACCGCCCGGAACGCCAGGATTCGCCCACCGCCGACATCTTCCGGATCACGCTGGATCCCGGCGCGGTGATCACCTTCGTCGCCGAATTGCGCACCGACAAGCTGCCGCAGCTCTATCTGTGGGAGCCCGAGGCCTACAAGGACAAGGTCAACTCCTTCACCCTGTATCAGGGCATCGTGATCGGCATTTCCGGCCTGCTGGCGCTGGTGCTGACGATCCTGTTCGTGGTCAAGGGCAGCATTATGTTCCCGGCCGCAGCAGCGCTGGCCTGGGCGGTGCTGGTCTATATCGGCATCGATTTCGGCTTCTGGGGCAAGGTGCTCGACATGTCGGCGGGCGCCGAGCGGGTGTGGCGCGCCTCGGGCGAAGCGATCCTGGCCGCGACCCTGCTGGTGTTCCTGTTCGCCTATCTCAATCTCAGCCGCTGGCATGTGCGCTATTCGCAGCTGACGCTGGGCTGGCTGGCCTTTCTCGGCTCGCTGGTGGCGCTGGCGCTGTTCGATCCCGCGGTGGCCTCCGGCATCGCCCGGATCTCGCTGGTGCTGATCGCCTTCGCCGGCTTCGCGCTGATCCTGTATCTGTCGACCCATGGCTTCGACCGCGCCGTGCTGCTGATCCCGACCTGGTTCCTGCTGGTGGTCTGGGTGATCGCCTCCGGCATGGCGGTGGGCGGCTATGTCACCAACGACATTGTCGGCCCGGCGCTGCTCGGCGGCTTGGTGCTGATCGTGATGCTGATCGGCTTCACGGTGATGCAGCACGCCTTTGCTGGCAGCGGCGCCACCAATGGCGTGGTGTCGGACGTCGAGCGCCGCGCGCTGGCGCTGGTCGGATCAGGCGATCTGATCTGGGACTGGGACGTCTCCGCCGACAAGGTATTCACCAGCCCGGAGACCGAGGCCCTGCTCGGGCTGAAGCGCGGCACGCTGGAAGGCTCCGCGGCGAGCTGGCTCGAAGTGCTGCACCCGCTCGACCAGGACCGGTTTCGCGCCGCGCTCGACAGCGTGCTCGACCAGCGCCGCGGCCGGCTGACCCAGGATTTCCGGCTGCGCACCCCGGACGGCCATTTCATGTGGTTCGCCCTGAAGGCGCGCCCAGTGGTCGGCTCCGACGGCGAGGTGACGCGAGTGGTCGGCACCCTGACCGATGTCACCGAGCAGAAAAACGCCGAAGAGCGGATGCTGCACGATTCGGTGCACGACAATCTGACCGGCCTGCCCAACCGCCGGCTGTTCATCGACCGGCTCGGCGCCGTCGCCAATTTCGCCAAGACCATGCCGAGCCTGCGGCCGACCCTGATGGTGATCGACCTCGACCGCTTCAAGCAGGTCAATGATTCCGTCGGCATCGCGGTCGGCGATTCGATCCTGCTGACGCTGGCGCGGCGGCTGACCCGGATCCTGAAGCCGCAGGACACTCTGGCGCGGATCGCCGGCGACCAGTTCGGCCTGATCCTGATGTCCGAACAGGACCCGGCGCGGATCACCGCCTTCGCCGAAACCATCCGCAAGACCATCCGCGCCCCGATCGCCTTCAACGATCGCGAGATCTTCCTGACCGCCTCGATCGGTCTGGCGCTCAGCGATCCGCAGACCCAGCTCACCGACGAGATCATCAAGGACGCCGAGCTGGCGATGTATCATTCCAAGCGGATCGGCGGCGACCGCATCGACGTCTACAAGCCGGCGATGCGGGCGCGCAAATCCGACCGGCTGACGCTGGAATCCGAACTGCGCCGCGCCATCGAGCGGCAGGAAATCACCATTCTGTATCAGCCGATCGTGCGGCTGGAAGATCGCTCGATCGCCGGCTTCGAAGCGCTGGCGCGCTGGGATCATCCCAAGCTCGGCCGGATGTCGCCGGTGGAATTCATCTCGATCGCCGAAGAGATCGGCCTGATCGTCGAACTCGGCCTGTTCGTGATGGACCAGACCGCCAAGCAGCTGGCGATCTGGCAGCGCGCGATGCGCTCGCGGGTGCCGATCTTCGCCAGCGTCAACATCTCGTCGCGGCAATTGCTGCGGCACGATCTGATCCACGACGTCCGCACCGTGCTGGCGCGCTCGGCAATCGCGCGCGGCTCGCTGAAGCTGGAGCTGACGGAATCGCTGGTGATGGAAAATCCCGAACACGCCGCCCAGATGCTGACCCGGATCCGCGAACTCGGCACCGGGCTGTCGCTGGACGATTTCGGTACCGGCCATTCGTCGCTGGCCTATCTGCAGCGCTTCCCGTTCGACACCATCAAGATCGACCAGTCCTTCGTGCGCACCTCCAGCCGCGGCACCCGCCCGGTGATCCTGAAATCGATCATCGCGATGGCGCATGATCTCGGCATGGACGTCGTCGCCGAGGGCGCGGAGACGGATTCCGACGCGGTGGAATTGTATCAGCTCGGCTGCGAATACGCCCAGGGCTTCGCCTTCGGCGAGCCGATGGACGCCGAAGCCGCGATGCGGCTGCTGAACGAGGAACGGCTGGAAGCGGCGGGCTGA
- a CDS encoding NAD(P)H-quinone oxidoreductase, whose amino-acid sequence MEQLPAQMTVIGISKPGGPEVLLPETRAVPTPGANEIVIKVAAAGVNRPDVAQRSGSYPPPPGASDLPGLEVAGEVVALGDGASKHKLGDKVMSLVAGGGYAQYCLAPDAQAMAVPAAFSMIEAGATPETLMTVWHNVFERGALQPGETLLIHGGSSGIGTMAIQLATALGSKVIVTVGSQDKAEACLKLGAIRAINYKTEDFVAVVKDITGGKGVELILDMVGGDYVERNYDAAAIDGRIVQIAFLNGPKATVNFAKLMMKRLHHTGSTLRPRSNADKAAMVAAIEAKVMPLLQDGRIKPLIDSTFALQQAADAHRRMETSQHIGKIVLTV is encoded by the coding sequence ATGGAACAGCTGCCCGCGCAAATGACCGTTATCGGCATCAGCAAGCCCGGCGGCCCCGAAGTGCTATTGCCCGAGACCCGTGCGGTACCGACGCCCGGCGCAAACGAAATCGTGATCAAGGTGGCGGCCGCCGGCGTCAACCGTCCCGACGTCGCGCAGCGCTCCGGCAGCTATCCGCCGCCGCCCGGCGCCAGCGACCTGCCCGGCCTCGAAGTCGCCGGCGAAGTGGTTGCGCTCGGCGACGGCGCCAGCAAGCACAAGCTCGGCGACAAGGTGATGTCGCTGGTCGCCGGCGGCGGTTACGCGCAATATTGTCTCGCCCCGGACGCCCAGGCGATGGCGGTGCCCGCCGCGTTTTCGATGATCGAGGCCGGCGCCACCCCGGAAACCCTGATGACGGTGTGGCACAATGTGTTCGAGCGCGGCGCGCTGCAGCCCGGCGAAACCCTGCTGATCCATGGCGGTTCCTCCGGCATCGGCACGATGGCGATCCAGCTCGCCACCGCGCTCGGCTCCAAGGTGATCGTCACCGTCGGTTCACAGGACAAGGCCGAGGCCTGCCTCAAGCTCGGCGCAATCCGGGCCATCAATTATAAGACCGAGGATTTCGTTGCCGTCGTCAAGGACATCACCGGCGGCAAGGGCGTCGAACTGATCCTCGACATGGTCGGCGGCGACTATGTCGAGCGCAATTACGACGCCGCCGCGATCGACGGGCGGATCGTGCAGATCGCCTTCCTCAACGGCCCCAAGGCGACGGTGAACTTTGCCAAGCTGATGATGAAGCGGCTGCACCACACCGGCTCGACGCTGCGCCCGCGCAGCAATGCCGACAAGGCCGCGATGGTGGCGGCGATCGAGGCCAAGGTGATGCCGCTGTTGCAGGACGGCCGGATCAAACCGCTGATCGACAGCACATTCGCCCTGCAACAGGCCGCCGACGCCCACCGGCGGATGGAAACCAGCCAACATATTGGCAAAATTGTGTTGACGGTTTGA
- a CDS encoding DUF1192 domain-containing protein, protein MASDDDDKPKKKISHEIGQDLSLLSVEEIGERIVLLAAEIARLQSAQTMKRATRDAADRFFKS, encoded by the coding sequence ATGGCGAGCGACGACGACGACAAACCCAAGAAGAAGATCAGTCACGAGATCGGGCAGGATCTGTCGCTGCTGTCCGTCGAGGAAATCGGCGAGCGCATCGTGCTGCTGGCGGCCGAGATCGCGCGGCTGCAATCGGCGCAGACCATGAAGCGGGCGACGCGCGATGCCGCCGACCGGTTTTTCAAGAGCTGA
- a CDS encoding DUF1465 family protein produces MSDYSHSEAALVQFSERLTNSAAFGVLFREGMDLVEETAAYLDGVGRTEAKALDRAVSLTYATESMRLTTRLMQLASWLLLHRAVKEGEMTLSQANREKTKVKLSAAEPGTDEMLQRLPEQLQELIARSMNLQAKVRRLDGTMHASPGDRAQIGNPLVPQLNMLKAAFER; encoded by the coding sequence ATGTCGGACTATTCGCATAGCGAAGCCGCGCTCGTTCAGTTCAGCGAGCGACTGACGAATTCCGCCGCTTTCGGCGTCTTGTTCCGCGAAGGCATGGATCTGGTCGAGGAAACCGCGGCCTATCTCGATGGCGTCGGCCGCACCGAGGCCAAGGCGCTGGACCGCGCCGTCAGCCTGACCTACGCCACTGAAAGCATGCGTCTGACCACGCGGTTGATGCAGCTGGCGTCCTGGCTGCTGCTGCACCGCGCCGTCAAGGAAGGCGAGATGACGCTGTCGCAGGCCAACCGGGAGAAGACCAAGGTCAAGCTCTCGGCCGCCGAGCCCGGCACCGACGAGATGCTGCAACGGCTGCCCGAGCAGCTGCAGGAACTGATCGCCCGCTCGATGAACCTGCAGGCCAAGGTGCGCCGCCTCGACGGCACCATGCACGCCTCGCCCGGCGATCGCGCCCAGATCGGCAATCCGCTGGTGCCGCAGCTCAATATGCTGAAGGCGGCGTTCGAGCGCTGA
- a CDS encoding MipA/OmpV family protein yields the protein MSTSRLLFSAIGLLICPAAAFAADPVVTLPSVPLVPSASGDWTVTIGVGGAMKPSYVGADHSMLSPKPIISVRRAGTAERFKSLRDNASFALIDYGRFRAGPVGAYRSARKAGDHDELRGLNDIKFAIEIGGFAEYYAFDWLRVRSEVRRGFGGHKGIVADFSADVIVPLNERMTFSVGPRYTLTDAKYASTYFSVSAIEALASGLPAFDAKGGSHSVGAGAQLRYKLDPQWEVRGYVEYDKLLGSAADSPLVTMRGSSNQITYGLGLAYSFDVGVR from the coding sequence ATGTCCACGTCCCGTCTACTGTTCTCGGCCATTGGTTTGCTGATCTGTCCGGCGGCGGCCTTCGCCGCCGATCCGGTCGTGACGCTGCCCTCGGTGCCGCTGGTGCCGTCAGCCTCGGGCGATTGGACCGTGACCATCGGTGTCGGCGGCGCAATGAAGCCATCCTATGTCGGCGCCGACCATTCGATGTTGAGCCCGAAGCCGATCATCTCGGTGCGCCGCGCCGGAACCGCTGAGCGCTTCAAGAGCTTGCGCGACAATGCGAGCTTCGCGCTGATCGACTACGGCCGTTTCCGCGCCGGCCCGGTGGGCGCCTACAGGAGCGCTCGCAAGGCCGGCGATCACGACGAATTGCGCGGGCTGAACGACATCAAATTCGCCATCGAGATTGGCGGCTTCGCCGAATATTACGCATTCGACTGGCTGCGGGTGCGCTCCGAAGTGCGGCGCGGTTTTGGCGGACATAAAGGCATCGTCGCGGATTTCTCGGCCGATGTGATCGTGCCGCTCAACGAGCGCATGACCTTCTCGGTGGGGCCGCGCTACACGCTGACCGACGCGAAATACGCCTCGACCTATTTCAGCGTCAGCGCGATCGAGGCATTGGCGTCGGGGCTGCCGGCCTTCGATGCGAAGGGCGGCTCGCATTCGGTCGGCGCCGGCGCGCAGCTGCGCTACAAGCTCGATCCGCAGTGGGAGGTTCGTGGCTATGTCGAATATGACAAATTGCTCGGCAGCGCCGCCGACAGCCCGCTGGTGACGATGCGCGGTTCGAGCAACCAGATCACCTATGGCCTCGGCCTGGCCTATTCGTTCGACGTCGGGGTGCGATAG
- a CDS encoding helix-turn-helix domain-containing protein has product MPTKTNRPRKIPRQARSRATVEVILDATALLLVDEGFEQTTTNRIAERAGVSIGSLYQYFPNREAVVGAVAQRVEAGISEPLWLGLSQKHESDLRSEITLGLRKSINRHASVLPLLQILLQLELAADGVGPDPPQAADHPQQLSQRPRRRTPEGFRRRGRQLRHSQYDWSGHRRRHHVAAGDAHQWRAGARTQFDAVILSDRRALNAPAAGCYRTPTSNE; this is encoded by the coding sequence ATGCCGACCAAGACGAACCGCCCGCGGAAAATCCCGCGGCAGGCACGCTCACGCGCCACCGTCGAAGTCATCCTCGACGCCACCGCGCTTCTGCTGGTCGACGAGGGCTTTGAACAGACCACCACCAACCGTATTGCCGAACGCGCTGGCGTCAGCATCGGCTCGCTCTACCAGTATTTTCCGAATCGCGAAGCGGTGGTGGGGGCGGTCGCGCAACGCGTCGAGGCCGGCATCTCCGAGCCGCTGTGGCTGGGCCTGTCGCAAAAGCACGAAAGCGACCTGCGCAGCGAGATCACGTTGGGGCTACGCAAATCGATCAACCGTCACGCCAGCGTGCTGCCGCTGCTCCAGATCCTGCTCCAACTAGAACTCGCTGCCGACGGAGTCGGCCCCGACCCACCGCAAGCGGCAGATCATCCTCAGCAACTGTCTCAACGCCCACGGCGACGAACTCCGGAAGGATTTCGACGTCGAGGCCGGCAGCTTCGTCATTCCCAATATGATTGGTCCGGTCATCGACGCCGCCATCATGTTGCGGCCGGCGACGCTCACCAATGGCGAGCTGGAGCGCGAACTCAGTTCGATGCTGTCATATTATCTGATCGGCGGGCGCTGAACGCGCCCGCCGCAGGCTGCTATCGCACCCCGACGTCGAACGAATAG
- the rpmE gene encoding 50S ribosomal protein L31 has translation MKAEIHPDYHSITVVMTDGTEYLTRSTWGKEGDKLNLDIDCKTHPAWTGGTQQMLDRGGRVSRFQKKFSGFLKKD, from the coding sequence ATGAAAGCCGAAATTCACCCAGATTATCATAGCATTACGGTGGTCATGACGGACGGCACCGAGTACCTCACGCGCTCCACCTGGGGCAAGGAGGGCGACAAGCTGAACCTCGACATCGACTGCAAGACCCATCCGGCCTGGACCGGCGGCACCCAGCAAATGCTGGATCGCGGCGGCCGCGTGTCGCGCTTCCAGAAGAAGTTTTCGGGCTTCCTCAAAAAAGATTGA